A stretch of DNA from Micromonospora sp. NBC_01813:
TCGTGGCCGTCCTCGGTCACCAGAATCGTGTGCTCGAACTGGGCGGTCCAGCGGCGGTCCTTCGTCACCACCGTCCAGCCGTCACGCCACATGTCGTACTCGTAGGTGCCGAGGGTGATCATCGGCTCGATGGTGAAGGTCATCCCCGGCTCCATCAGGTCGGTGGGCCGTGGGCTGTCGTAGTGCGGCACGTACAGGCCGCTGTGGAACGCCTCGCCGATGCCGTGACCGGTGAAGTCCCGGACCACGCCGTAGCCGAACCGGCGGGCATAGGACTCGATGACCCGGCCGATCACGTTGATCTGCCGGCCAGGGGCGACCGACCGGATCCCCCGCATCATGGCTTCGTGGGTCCGCTCCACCAACAACCGGGCCTCTTCGCTGACCTCGCCGACGCAGAACGTGGCATCGGTGTCGCCGTGCACGCCGTCGAGGAAGGCGGTCACGTCGATGTTGATGATGTCGCCGTCGGCCAGCGCGGTGGAGTCGGGTATGCCGTGACAGACGACCTCGTTGAGGCTGGTGCAGCAGGACTTGGGGAATCCCTTGTAACCCAACGTCGACGGGTACGCCCCGTGGTCGCAGAGGAACTCGTGCACCACGCGGTCTATCTCGTCGGTGGTCACCCCGGGCTTGCAGTGCTCGCCGGCGAGCTGTACGGCCTGGGCGGCGAGCCGGCCGGCCACCCGCATCCGTTCGATGGTCTCCGGGGTCTGGACGTGCGAGCCGCGCCACGGGGTGGGCCGCTTGCGGCCGACGTACTCCGGCCGGGCGATGTGCGCCGGCACCTGGCGCCAGGGCGACAGCGTGCCGGGGGTCAGCGGAGCGCGGACGGTGGTCATACTTCCAGCCTATCGCCGGCGGGGCAGCACCGGCCGCCGGCCGCCGCGAGGTCGGCATTGTTGCCGGATCGGCATGGTTGTGCAATCTTCTACCACGTGGATCACGAGGGACCGGAGCCTGTCTTCTCCGCCACGAGCGACCTGGACGGCGACCGGCTGACCGTCACCGTGCGCGGCGAGGTCGACATGTCGACCGCCGACAGCATGTTCCGGTCCGCGACCCACGCCGACGCCGGCGCGGTGACCCTGGACCTGCGCCAGGTGTCCTTCTTCGACTCGGCGGCCATCCATGCCCTGATCCGGCTCACCGACCGGTATCCGCAGACGCTGACGGTCCTGCCGTCTCGTCAGGTCCGTCGGGTTCTGGACATCTCCGGGTTGGGCGAGCAGCCCTGGCTCGCCGCCCCCTGACCAGTCGCCGGCCCGGCCCGGCCCGGCCCGGCTCGGCCCGGCTCGGCCTCGCCGCCGCCGTACGCTCAGGTCGGCCCGGTCCGGGCCGCCAACTGGCGGCGCAGTGTCACCCGGCTGCCGTGCTCGTCGCGGTCGATCCGCAGGTCGGCGAGGGCCGCGATGAGAGCCAGACCACGGCCGCGGAACCCGGCGTCGGCCGACTCACGCCAACCGCCACTGTCGCGCACGCTGGCGGTCAACTCGTCGCCGTCTATCGTCACTTCGATCCGGATGTCCGTCTCCGCCGGGCTCACCGGGTGTTCGATCGCGTTGGCCGCCGCCTCGGAGATCGCCACGGTCAGATCGAACTGATCGGTTTCGCTGATCGCGTGCGCGGCGAAGAAGTCCGCCAGCCGCCGACGCAGCAACGCCAGCTTGGTCGCCTGCGCCGGCAGCCGTAGCGTCAGCCGGTTCAGCTCGGTCGCCTCCAGCACCAGCACCGCGACGTCGTCGCGGCGTGGCAGACGGGCGACCCGCAGCATCAACCGGTCGGCCAGGTCCTCGACGTGATCATCACCCGCGAGGGCGTCGGCGCGGATCCGGTCCAACCCGACGTCGATGCCCTCGACACGGTCCTCGATGAGCCCGTCGGTGTAGCACAGCAGCCGGTCCGTCGGGCCGAGGCGGTCGGTGGCCGTGTCGTAGGCGCTGGCGGAGATTGCCCCGATCGGCGGGCCCAGCGCCTGGCCGTGCAGGAACCTGGCGGCACCGCCGGCGACCAGCACCGGCGGTGGATGCCCGGCGCTGGCGTAGCGGAGCTCACCGGTCGACGGGTCGAACCACAGGCACACCACGGTCGCCAGCGACCGACGGCTCATCGTCGCCAGCAGACGGTTCAACCGGGTCAGCGCGTCCCCCGGGGCGAACCCCTCCAGCAGGTACGCACGCAACGCGTTGCGCATCTGGCCCATGGTGGCCGCCGCGGTCACCCCTTTGCCGACCACGTCACCGAGGACCAGTACGAGCCGCCCACCGCCCACCTCCACCACGTCGTACCAGTCGCCGCCCACCTCGGCCTCGGTGTTTCCCGGCAGGTAACGGCTGGCCACCAGGGCGCCCGGCACCCGGGGCAGCGTCTGCGGCAACAGACTGTGCTGCAGGGTGGTGGCGATCCGGTGCTCGGCCTCGTACAACCGGGCGTTGCCCAACCGCAGCCCCACCATCCGGGCGAACTCCGCCAGGGTCGCTTCGTCGATGTCCGGGCCCACCCCGTCGTACGCCCAGACCAGCAGCTCGCCGAGGCGGTCCCCGGTGGCACCGATGAACGGGATGACCGTCGCCGGCTCGGCTGAGGTCTGGCCGCCGCCGTCGGCCTCGTGCCGGGCACCGGGAGCGGTGGCCACCACCCGGGCGGCGTGTACCAGCTGCTGGACGTGGTCGACCGCGACCCGAAGCACCTCGCTCGTGGTCTGCGCGGTGTTCACCGCGACGGCGGCGTCGGCCAGCGCCCTGAGCTGGCGGATGATCTGACCCCGCAGCTGACCCAGCTCGAGGTTGGCGCGCACCCGGGCCACCAACTCCTGGGCCGCGAACGGCTTGACCAGGTAGTCGTCGGCACCGGCGGCGAGCCCTTCGACGGCGGACTCCGGCCCGGCACGGGCGGAGAGGACGACGATCGGCACGTGTCGGGTCCGCCGGTCCGCCCGCAGCGCCGCCACCAGGCCGAACCCGTCCAGGTTCGGCATCATCACGTCGGTCAGGACCAGGTCGAAGGGGGTACGGGTGGCCAGATCGAGCGCGGCGGCGCCGTCCGAGGCGGTGACCACCTGCCAGTACGGCAGCAGCAGCCGGCTGACATGGTCCCGCAGGTCCGCGTTGTCGTCCACCACCAGCACCCGGCCGAGCGGCTGCTCGGCGCTGGAGCGCGCGGTGGACGCCGTACCGGCTGACGTCGCGGCGCCAAGCGCCGCGTCTGACGCGGCGCTCTCGGCGTCGGGCGGGCCGGTCCACCGTTCGGTCTCGGCCAGATACAACCGGACCGTGTCGCTGGTGGCGGACCCGTCGGGCCAGTCGACTGGCCCGACGGACGGCAGGTGGTCCGAACCGGTCGGGACGTCGACGGTGAACACACTGCCCCGGCCCGGTTCGCTGCGCACCGCAACGGTGCCACCGTGCAGTTGGACGAGCTCCCGGACCAGTGCCAGACCGATCCCGGTGCCCTCGTGGCTGCGGGCCCGGACGCCGGCGACCCGGTGGAACCGCTCGAACAGGTGCGGCAGATCAGCGGGCGGGATCCCGACGCCGGTGTCGGCGACGGTCAGCTCGACTCTGTCGCCACGGCTGCGCAGCCGCACGGTGATGGAGCCTTCGATAGTGAACTTCAACGCGTTGGAGAGCAGGTTCAGGACGATCTTCTCCCACAGGTCCGGATCGACGTGGACCGTGGCCGGCAATGGCGGGCACTCCACCGTCAGGTCCAGCCCGACGCGTTGGGCGGCGGACCGGAAGGTGCTGGCCAGCCGGGTGGTGAGATCGGCGAGATCCACCGGCTGGAACGCTGCCGTGGCCCGGCCGGATTCGAGCCGGGAGAAGTCCAGCACGGTGTTGACCAGCTTGAGTAGCCGCAGCGCGTTGCGCTGCATCATCTCGGCACGCTCACGGTGCACGGCCGGCAGGTCCGGGTCGGCGAGCTGATCCTCGACCGGCCCGAGCAGCAGCGTCAGCGGGGTGCGGAACTCGTGGCTGACGTTGGCGAAGAAGTCGGTCTTTGCCTGGTCGATCGCCGCGAGTTCGGCGGCTTTGGCCCGCTCGTGCAGGTACGCCCGCTGGTTGGTCACCGCGCTGGAGATCTGGGTGGCGAGCAGGTCGAAGAAGTCGCGGTAGTCACCGCGCAACGGCAGGTGCCGGCTGTAGCCGAGGACCAGGGCACCGACCGGATCGGTGGCCGCGCAGATCGGCAGCACGAGCACCTCGGCCGCGGCGTTGTCCGGCGGTACGCCGACGAAGTCCCCGGCCGCGGCGACCCCCGACTCGCCGTCGTGCAGCGCCGCCAGCAGCGCCGACGGTGCGGTTGCCGGCTCCGGATGTCGTGGCGCGGCGATGGTGTCGGCGTCCACGCCGCTGAAGCCGACGAGTTGTGCGGAGGCGGCGTCCGAGCCGAGATACAGCAGCGCGAACGGCACATCGCGGCGGCATCCGTCGAGCGTGTCGAGGACCCCTCGGCGGAGGTCCGACTGGCTCTGCAGGTCGGACAGGCGGGTGCCGAGCTCGGCCAACGCGCGCATCCGCCGCTCGCCCAGCACCCGTCCGGTGGTCTCGTTGACGATGCAGTAGATGCCGCCGACGCTGCCGTCGGCCACCCACAGCGGGTCGTAGGAGACGTCGAAGTAGGTCTCCTCGAGGAAACCGTGCCGTTCGAGCATGAACGGATGGTCGGTGCCGCGGTAGGCGGTGCCGCTGTCGACCACCCCGTTGAACAGGGGATCCAGCACGTCCCACAGCTCGGACCAGTGCTGGGCTGCCGGTTCGCCGAGGGCCGCCGGATGCTTGCCGCCGATGGTCGGCAGGTAGGCGTCGTTGTAGAAGGCCCGCCGCTGCGGCCCCCAGTAGAGCACGATCTGCGCCTGCGACGACAGCATCATGCTGACCGCCTGGGTGAGGCTGGCCGGCCAGGAGTCCGGCGTGCCGAGCGGGCTGTTGCTCCAGTCGTGGTCGCGGATCCTCCCCGCCATCTCGCCACCGCGATCCAACACGGCGGCGAGCGCGGCGGGAAGGTCCGGTGCCGGCGTGGCCGATATCGGCCCGGCGGAGGATTCCTCCAACCGATCGTCCTCTGCCATTTCCGACCACCTTCGGTAATCGAGCCCTTGGTCCGGCCCTGCCGCCCGGTCCCGGCCGGATGGACCGTCGCTCAGCACGATCATCCGGCGTGGTCCGCCTCCTACCCCGCCGCGAGCCGTGGGTAACGTGCGGCACCGGCTGCTCGGTGCCGGTCGCTCCCGCTGGTCAGGAGAACGCCGGCAACTCGTCGATGCTGGTCGCGTTGCGGGTCGCCCGGTACCGCACCAGGTCGTCCTCGGTACGCCGGGAGTGTGCCTGGATCAGCAGGTCGCGCTCGCCCTGGTAGTCCATCAGCGGAACGCCGTACCCGCACGAGTCGCTGACCCGGTGCACGTCGACGACGATCACCGCCCGCGCCCCGTGCTGATCCGGTGACCCGGCGAACACCCCGGCCAACTCCGGGAAGCGTGGGTCGTCGCGCGACACCACCACGCCGCGGCCGTGCAACCGTACGATCTTGGGCGGACCGTCGAAGGCGCAGAACATCATGGTGATCCGGCCGTTCGCCCGTAGGTGCGCCACCGTCTCGGCACCACTGCCGTGATAGTCCAGGTACGCCACCTGGTGCTCGTCGAGCACCGCGAAGGTGCCCCGCATCCCCTTCGGCGACACGTTGACGTGGCCGGAGTCACCGGACGGTGCGGTCGCGACGAAGAACATCGACTGCGCTTCGATGAAGTCGCGTAGCCGTCCATCGATGCCGTCGTACAGGTTCCCCATGGCACCAATCGTCGCATGCCCGGATCACCTGTTGACTTGGAGCACGCTCGAAGTCATAGCGACCGCCGGTGTCACCGAAAGGCACCGCCGACCCGTCATGCCAGGTGTAGGCGCCGAGCGTCGGCACCAGGCAGGATCACGACCAGCGGGATCGGAGGCAGCCACCGTGGCAGGTGAGATAAGACGACTGCTGGCGGACGAGCTGGCTCGACAACCCGCGCCACCGATCGGGGACCTGGTGGCTGATTCGATCCGCCAGGGCCGGCGGCGACGCCGGATGCGTCGGGCCGCCGCCACCGGCCTGGGGATGGCCGGCGCCGCGTTGGCGACGGTGACGGCGATGCTCGTACCGGCCGTGCTTGGTGGCGGTTCCCCCCCGCCGGCCGAGATCGGTGCCGCTCCGGCGGCACCGCAGTCGGCGGTCGCGGAGTCGGTGGTACCGCTGCCCCTCGCACCGGCCGGGACAGCCGTGTCCACGTCGGCGCCAGCCGTATCGGTGCCGACGCCGCAGTGCGGTGCCGATATCGGGGCCGACGACGTCTCACCGCAGACGGCGCCACTCACCCGGGTGACCAACTGCCCGGCGGCCGAGGCGTTGATCTTCCCACGGCATGCCGCCTCGCCCTGGCCGTCCAGCCAGGGCACCCCGGCGAACCCGCAGGGTGTTCTCGAACTGCTCAGCGAGCTCCTACCGCCGGGCCGGACCAGCGGGTACGCCCAGGGCGACGTCCGCGGGCTCGCCCCCGGGACGGTCGCCGTGCAGATCTATCTGGACCGGGGCGATGGACCTGGCATGATCCGGCTCTGGTTGTCGCAGGAGAAGCCGCCCGCGGAGCCCCGCTGCGGTGCCGGGGAACTCTGCTACGTGCTGCCCGACGGCGGCATGGTGACTCTCTACGACATCGCCGACAACTGCGTCAACGGCCGCTCGGTGGTCCTGCACCGCGCCGACGGGACCCGGATCCAACTGGACCTGGCCCGTTGCCTGGCCTGGGATGGCCGCGACAACCCGCCGGCCGAGCCGGCACTGATCACTCAGGAAGCTCTCAACATCGCCCTCGATCCGCGATGGGGGCCCGAGCTCCCGCTGGACATCACGAAACGCGGCATGTTGCGGTTCACCGAGCTGCCGTGGATCGACTATGGCTGACCGTAGGGTCGACAGGTGAGTAGACCGGACCGTGACCGCGACCCGACCGGGCGGCCCCGCAACGCCCGCCCCCGCGACGCGCTCGGCCGACCGCTGCCACCCGGCGCGACCGGGGTGCCGACCACGCCCGACGACCTGGTCCTCACCGCCGACGAGGCCCTCGATGAGGCCCAGCGGCTGCTCGACGCCGGCCGGCCGTTCCACGCCCACGAGGTGCTCGAGGCGGCCTGGAAGGCGGCGCCCGACCAGGAACGGGAGTTCTGGCGCGGGCTGGCCCAACTGGCGGTGGGGCTGACCCACGCCCGGCGCGGCAACCTCGCCGGCGCGGCCCGGCTGCTCACCAGGGCCGCCGACCGGATCGACCCGTACGCCAGGCAGTGCCCGTACGGCGTACCCGTGCCGGATCTTGTCCGATTCGGCCGTCAGGCGGCCGAGATGCTCGACCGCGACGGTGCGGCCGCCGATCTCACGGCCCGGCTACGGCCCGGCCCCGGCTCGCCGTCAGCACCGCGGTGATCGCCTCGGCCGGCACCGGCCGGCCGAAATGCCAGCCCTGTGCCTGGTCACAGCCGAGCGCGGCCAACCGGTCCGCCTGCTGTCCGGTCTCGACCGCCTCGGCGGTGACGGTCAGCCCGAGCGCATGGGCCAGCCGCACCAGCGCGTCGACGATCCGCTCGTCGCGATCGCCGTCCGGGCCCGCCACCCGCATCCCTTCGACGAACGGGCCGGCGAGCTTGAGTACCTGGATCGGCATCCGACGCAGGTAGGCCAGATTCGAGTATCCGGTGCCGAAGTCGTCGATGGCGAGCCGAACACCGAGCCCGGCCAGCCGGCGCAACGCCCGCAGCGGCTCGCCGCCGGTGGCCATCACCGCGCTTTCGGTCAGTTCCAGCTGGAGCAGCTCCGGTGGCAGCCCGGAGCGGGTCAACACCCCCGCCACCTCGCCGACCAGGTGCGGATCGCTGACCTGGCGGGCCGAGATGTTGACGCTCACCACGATCGGGTCGTCGGGGTGTTCGGCCCGCCAGCGGCTCGCCTGCCGACAGGACTGTTCGAGCACCCACCGACCGAGCCGGACGATCAGGCCGGTCTCCTCGGCCAACCCGACGAATCGGTCCGGGCCCAGCCGGCCGAGCTGTGGGTGCTGCCAGCGGACCAGCGCCTCCACGGCCGTCACCCGGTGATCCGTCAACCGGGTGATGGGCTGGTACTCCAGCACGAACTCACCCCGATCCAGCGCCGCGGGCAGGGCGGCGGCCAACGCGGACCGGGTGACGTCCTGTTCACCGCGTACGGGATCGAAGATCGCCCACCGACCGCGGCCCTCGGCCTTGGCCCAGTACAGGGTGGTGTCGGCCGCCTTCATCACATCGGTCGGGTTGTCGCCGGCCGCCGGCGACTCCACGATTCCGATGCTCGCCGACACGGTCAGCTGATGGCCCTCGACGTGGATCGGCGCGGCCAGCGCGGCCAACGCGGACTGGGCCACCCCCACCACCTGCGCGGTGCCGGAACACGCCTCCACCAGGATGACGAACTCGTCGCCGCCCATCCGGGCGACCAGGTGGCCGGCCGCCGCGACGCTGTCGGCGAGCCGCCGCGCCACCTCCGCCAGCAACTGGTCGCCGACACCGTGCCCGAGCCCGTCGTTGATCGACTTGAATCCGTCGAGGTCGAGGAAGCAGACACCGACCTGCCGGCTGCCGGTCAGCGCCGAGGCGAGCCGGTCGAAGAAGCGCACCCGGTTGGGCAGCCCGGTCAACGGATCGTGTTCCGCCTGGTACCGCAACCGCTCCTGCATCTCGTAGCGGTCGGTGATGTCCTCCACCATGGCCACGGTGAACCGGGGACGACCGTCGTCGTGGCGGACCAGCGAGACCGCCAGGTCGGTCCAGATCGGCACCCCGTCCTTGCGGTAGAAGCGCTTCTCGACCCGCGCGCTGTCCCGCTTGCCATCGATGAGTTCCAGGTAGAGCTGGTACAGGCCGGGTGCGTCGTCCGGGTGGAACAGGTCCGCGACGTTGAGCGCCCGCAGCTCGGCGACGGGGTAGCCGAGCAGGCTGGCGAAGGCCTGGTTGACGTCGGTGATCCGGCCGTCGACGTCGGCGATGCCGATCCCGATCGCGGCACCGGTGAACATCGCCCGGAACCGTGCCTCGCTGTCCCGTAGCGCCTGCTCCGCCTCGTCGCGGGCGGACCAGGCCGCCTGCCGGATGCTCGACTGTTGCACGAAGATCCGGTCGCGTAGTTCCCGGGCGTACCCTTCGGCGAGCGCGCCCTGCAGCTGGCTGATCCGCTCCCGGGCCGACGGCACGCCAGCCAGGTGGGGCAGTACCAGCGCCAGGAAGTCCCGGCCGAGCGCACACACCGTCCAGTCGAGCACGGCCGGTTCGGTCAGGTGGCCGGTCACCAGTGCCCGCCCCACCTCCCGGCCGGACCTGCCGCTGAACGACTCCGTCTGCACGGCGGCCGCCAACCGCAGCGTATGTCCGTACAGGATGTCTTCGGTCTCGGCGGAACTCAGCGGCAGATAGCCCAGGCCGGCGGCCGCGCTCGCCCACCGTTGGGCGAAGCGCCGCGCACCGTCGACGTTGGCGCCCACGACGCCCGCACCGGACGCCGACACGATCAGCCCGCAGCGTCGTCCCGGCGGGCGACGCCACCGAAGGCGCCGAACCGCTCCGGGCGCTCGTCGACGTCGGCCGGCGCGTCGGGCCGCCACAACGGCAGGTGGACGATGCCCGGCTCCAGGATGGTGAAGTCACCGAACATGGCGGTGATCTCCGCCTTGGACCGCAAGGTGATCTCGGTGTCGGTGCGGGCGGACAACCGTTGGGCGGCAAGCACCTCCGGTGGCTGGTCCTCGAAGGTGGCGTGCGAGATCACCAGATGGCTGCCGGGCACCGCCCTGGACCGTAGCCGCCGCAGGATGTTCTGCGGGTCGTCGGCATCCGGGATGAAGTGCGTCACGCCGGCAAGCAGGATCGCCACCGGTCGGGTGAAGTCGATCAGACCGCTGGCCGCCGCCTGCTCGCAGATCGCGTCGGGATCCCGCAGGTCGGCCTGGATGACAGCGGCCTGCGGCACGTCGGCCAGGATGCTGCGGCTGTGCGCCACCGCGACCGGGTCGATGTCCACGTACAGGACGGTCGCCGCCGGTGCGACGGCGTGTGCGACCTCGTGCACGTTGCCGACGGTGGGGATCCCCGATCCGATGTCCAGGAACTGGTCGATTCCCTCGGCGAGCAGCGTCCGCACCGCCCGGCGTAGGAACGCCCGACCGGCCCGCATGGTCTCCGCCAGGTGCGGGGTCATCGCGGCGATCTGGGCGGCGAGCTGCCGGTCGACCTCGAAGTTGTGCGCACCGCCGAGGAAGAAGTCGTAGACCCGTGCGGCGCTGGGGCGACCCAGGTCGACCCCGGCCGGCGGGGCGCCACCTGCCTGCTCCGTCATCCTTGACCTCAGCTTCCTCGCGGGGTACGCGTCGGCGTGACCCGCCCGAGGGGTGAGCCCGCCCCGGGTGACGCCCCGGCACCCGGACGCGTCACGCCGGGCCCATGCTATCGCCGCCGGGGTGGAATGTGCACCGCTGGCAGATTCACGACTTTGCCTTGAGTCTGTCGTGGACCGGTCAGGAAACCGCCTGTTCCCGGGTGCCGATCAGCGGGCGGACTCCAGCAGCAGCGAGATGCCCTGCCCCACCCCGATACACATGGTGCACAGTGCCCGGTCGGCTCCTCGCTGGCGAAGCTCCAGGGCGGCGGTCAGCGCGAGCCGGGCTCCGCTGGCGCCGAGCGGATGACCCAGGGCGATCGCCCCACCGTTGGGGTTGACGTGCTCGGCGTCCTCGGGCAGGCCCAGCTCACGCAGTACCGCGACCGCCTGGGCCGCGAACGCTTCGTTGAGTTCGACGACGTCCACATCGGCCAGTTTGACGCCGAGCCGGTTGAGCAGCCGGCGGGTGGCCGGCACCGGCCCGATGCCCATCACCCGGGGTGCGACGCCCGCCGTCGCCGCACCGGCCACCCTGGCCAGCGGGGTCAGCCCGTACCGTCGTACCGCCGCACCGCTGGCCACCAGCAGCGCCACCGCTCCGTCGTTGACCCCGGAGGAGTTGCCGGCGGTGACCGTACCGTCGGCGCGGAACGGAGTCGGCAGCGCCGCCAACTTCTCCAGCGTCGTCTGCCGAGGATGCTCGTCGACGCTGACGGTCACCGTGCCCTTGCGGCCCTGCGACACCTCGACCGCGACGATCTCGCCGGCCAGCCGGCCACTGGCCTGCGCCTGCGCCGCCCGCTGCTGGGAACGCAGCGCGAACGCGTCCTGCGCCGACCGGTCGATGCCGTACTCGGCGGCCACGTTCTCCGCCGTCTCCGGCATCGAGTCGGTGCCCCAGCCGCTGCGCATCAGCGGATTCACCAGCCGCCAGCCGATCGTGGTGTCGTGGATCTCCGCCGCCCGGGAGTACGCCGTCTCCGCCTTGGGCAGGACGAACGGCGCCCGGCTCATGCTCTCCACGCCACCGGCGACGACCAGGTCTGCCTCGCCCGCGACGATCGCGCGGGCGGCGATCGCCACCGCGTCCAGCCCGGAACCGCACAACCGGTTGACGGTCGTGCCGCTGGTCTCCACCGGCAGACCCGCCAGCAACGCCGCCATCCGGGCCACGTTGCGGTTGTCCTCCCCGGCCTGGTTGGCGCAGCCGAGCACCACGTCGTCGACCGCCGCCCAGTCGACCGACGGGTGCCGGGCGACGAGTTCGCGGATCACGTTGGCGGCCAGGTCGTCCGGGCGGACCGGGGCCAGCGCCCCGGCGAACCGGCCGATCGGGGTGCGTACCCCGGCGACGAGATAGGCGTCGGACATCGCGGCTGTCCTTCCGTAGGTCGGTGCCGGCTGGGTCGTCGGTCAGTGCCGGCCGGCGGCGGTGGCCGGGCGCTGCCCCCGCTTGGCCGCCTGGATCTGTTCGTACACGTGGCCGCGCAGCGCGGTGAACCGCGGGTCGGCCCGGGTGTGCAGTTGGTCGCGCTCGTGCGGCAGGTCGATCGACAGGCTCTCCTGCACCACCGTCGGCGACGAGGACAGCACGAGCACCCGCTGCCCGAGGTAGACCGCCTCGTCGATGTCGTGGGTGACGAACAGGATGGTGACGCCGAGCCGTTGCCACAGCTGGCGGATGAGATCCTCCAGGTCCGCGCGGGTCTGGGCATCGACCGCGGCGAACGGCTCGTCCATCAACAGCACATCCGGCTGGTACGCGACAGCGCGGGCGATCGCCACCCGCTGCTGCATGCCGCCGGAGAGCTGCCACGGGTAGGCGCTGTGGGTGTCGCCGAGGCCGACGGCGTCGAGCGCCTCGTCGACCAGCTCCCGGCGCTTACCCCGGGGCATCCGCTTCTGCCGCAGCGGCAGCTCCACGTTGTCGCGCACGCTCATCCACGGGAACAGGCTGCGCCCGTACTCCTGGAAGACGACCGCCATGCCGGGCGGCGGCCCGGTGATCGCCTGCCCGCGCAGCCGTACCTCGCCGGAGGTCGGCGCCAGCAGCCCGGCCATGCACTTGAGCAGGGTGGTCTTGCCGCAGCCGGAGGGCCCGACCAGGCAGACCAGGTCCCCGGCGTCGAGGGTGAAGGTGAGGTCGCGCACCGCCTCGACCTGGCGTTCGCGTCCTTCGTAGACCTTACGCAGGCCGCGGACATCGAGCATGGCTCGTCACCTCTCTATCGTTGCCGGCGCGGCCGGCCGACCGGGCCGCACCGCAGGCGCGGGTCATGAGCTGCGCTGGGCCTGACGCAGGCCGTGGTACCAGGCCAACGCCCGCGACTCGACGAAGCGGAAGATGACCGACAGGGCGAAACCGAGCAGGCCGAGCAGCAGAATGCCGGTCCACATCTGCGGGATGGCGAAGGTGCGCTGGAACTGCACGATGGTGAACCCGAGACCGTTACTGGCCGCGAACATCTCGCTGATCACCATCAGGATGATGCCGATCGACAGGGCCTGGCGCATGCCGGCGGCGATCTGCGGGCTCGCCGATCGCAGCACGAGGTGCCGCAGCCGGGCCGACCCGGTGATGCCGTAGCAGCGGGCGGTGTCCGACAGCACCTCGTCGGTGGCCCGGACGCCCTCGACCGTGTTGAGCAGGATCGGCCAGACGCAGCCGGCCGCGATCACCACGATCTTCATCGTGTTGTCGATGCCGGCGAAGAGCATGATGACCGGCACCAGCACCGGCGGCGGGATGGCCCGGAAGAACTCCAGCACCGGCTCCAGCACTGCCCGAACGGTCCGGACGCTGCCGACCAG
This window harbors:
- a CDS encoding STAS domain-containing protein yields the protein MDHEGPEPVFSATSDLDGDRLTVTVRGEVDMSTADSMFRSATHADAGAVTLDLRQVSFFDSAAIHALIRLTDRYPQTLTVLPSRQVRRVLDISGLGEQPWLAAP
- a CDS encoding SpoIIE family protein phosphatase, which translates into the protein MAEDDRLEESSAGPISATPAPDLPAALAAVLDRGGEMAGRIRDHDWSNSPLGTPDSWPASLTQAVSMMLSSQAQIVLYWGPQRRAFYNDAYLPTIGGKHPAALGEPAAQHWSELWDVLDPLFNGVVDSGTAYRGTDHPFMLERHGFLEETYFDVSYDPLWVADGSVGGIYCIVNETTGRVLGERRMRALAELGTRLSDLQSQSDLRRGVLDTLDGCRRDVPFALLYLGSDAASAQLVGFSGVDADTIAAPRHPEPATAPSALLAALHDGESGVAAAGDFVGVPPDNAAAEVLVLPICAATDPVGALVLGYSRHLPLRGDYRDFFDLLATQISSAVTNQRAYLHERAKAAELAAIDQAKTDFFANVSHEFRTPLTLLLGPVEDQLADPDLPAVHRERAEMMQRNALRLLKLVNTVLDFSRLESGRATAAFQPVDLADLTTRLASTFRSAAQRVGLDLTVECPPLPATVHVDPDLWEKIVLNLLSNALKFTIEGSITVRLRSRGDRVELTVADTGVGIPPADLPHLFERFHRVAGVRARSHEGTGIGLALVRELVQLHGGTVAVRSEPGRGSVFTVDVPTGSDHLPSVGPVDWPDGSATSDTVRLYLAETERWTGPPDAESAASDAALGAATSAGTASTARSSAEQPLGRVLVVDDNADLRDHVSRLLLPYWQVVTASDGAAALDLATRTPFDLVLTDVMMPNLDGFGLVAALRADRRTRHVPIVVLSARAGPESAVEGLAAGADDYLVKPFAAQELVARVRANLELGQLRGQIIRQLRALADAAVAVNTAQTTSEVLRVAVDHVQQLVHAARVVATAPGARHEADGGGQTSAEPATVIPFIGATGDRLGELLVWAYDGVGPDIDEATLAEFARMVGLRLGNARLYEAEHRIATTLQHSLLPQTLPRVPGALVASRYLPGNTEAEVGGDWYDVVEVGGGRLVLVLGDVVGKGVTAAATMGQMRNALRAYLLEGFAPGDALTRLNRLLATMSRRSLATVVCLWFDPSTGELRYASAGHPPPVLVAGGAARFLHGQALGPPIGAISASAYDTATDRLGPTDRLLCYTDGLIEDRVEGIDVGLDRIRADALAGDDHVEDLADRLMLRVARLPRRDDVAVLVLEATELNRLTLRLPAQATKLALLRRRLADFFAAHAISETDQFDLTVAISEAAANAIEHPVSPAETDIRIEVTIDGDELTASVRDSGGWRESADAGFRGRGLALIAALADLRIDRDEHGSRVTLRRQLAARTGPT
- a CDS encoding pyridoxamine 5'-phosphate oxidase family protein; protein product: MGNLYDGIDGRLRDFIEAQSMFFVATAPSGDSGHVNVSPKGMRGTFAVLDEHQVAYLDYHGSGAETVAHLRANGRITMMFCAFDGPPKIVRLHGRGVVVSRDDPRFPELAGVFAGSPDQHGARAVIVVDVHRVSDSCGYGVPLMDYQGERDLLIQAHSRRTEDDLVRYRATRNATSIDELPAFS
- the map gene encoding type I methionyl aminopeptidase is translated as MTTVRAPLTPGTLSPWRQVPAHIARPEYVGRKRPTPWRGSHVQTPETIERMRVAGRLAAQAVQLAGEHCKPGVTTDEIDRVVHEFLCDHGAYPSTLGYKGFPKSCCTSLNEVVCHGIPDSTALADGDIINIDVTAFLDGVHGDTDATFCVGEVSEEARLLVERTHEAMMRGIRSVAPGRQINVIGRVIESYARRFGYGVVRDFTGHGIGEAFHSGLYVPHYDSPRPTDLMEPGMTFTIEPMITLGTYEYDMWRDGWTVVTKDRRWTAQFEHTILVTEDGHEILTLP
- a CDS encoding DUF309 domain-containing protein: MSRPDRDRDPTGRPRNARPRDALGRPLPPGATGVPTTPDDLVLTADEALDEAQRLLDAGRPFHAHEVLEAAWKAAPDQEREFWRGLAQLAVGLTHARRGNLAGAARLLTRAADRIDPYARQCPYGVPVPDLVRFGRQAAEMLDRDGAAADLTARLRPGPGSPSAPR